In the Hydractinia symbiolongicarpus strain clone_291-10 chromosome 13, HSymV2.1, whole genome shotgun sequence genome, GTGCAATGTGAGTAGACATGCCATCTGGAGGGGGAGTATACGAACCAGTTTTCACAAGGTACGCATCTTGACCTTTAAGGTAATTTACTAAAAAAAGAACAAGTGAAATCTTAAGAAACAGGAGGTATGTAAAAGGAGTACGTGTTGTATGTTAGTGTTGATTTTTCCAGATTAAAGAGAAAACTTCAcctgatttgaaaaaaatggttttaaataaataaatttaatagcGTCATAACCTTGAGTTAGGATTAATTAAGTTGTTTAGACAAAAAATGTGACTGATGTTCCCTGTTTGCCGATATTCCCTGATCAGGCTAAAACTGATTTACTACTAGACCTGTACGTGGTATTGGGGGAAAAAAAAGCACAACGTGACTACAGAATGAAGAAGTCAAATCGAATTAAGTGTAAGCAAACGCTATCCGGAGTTTGTCTTACCATCTATATCCCATATCTTCCATGTTCCATCCTTTGACACAGTACCAACCCTAACAAAACAaaagggtgtaaattcattccTTATCGAGAAGAGACCAATTTAtatttgacaagataaaaacagAATTACTATTATTGTGGCTCATATATACTGCATTTTTAGAATTCtagtttaatttaattttagccCTAAGTCATCTGAATTTGAAGAAATGGCAGGTAGGAGCCACCCTGTAACTTTTCTGCCAGTAAACTTATCAGGAATAAAACTGAATGTGTGTTGTGCAGGTCTTATAACACATAGTGAAGTTAACTTACCTTTTTGAGTCGTTAGtaaaagaaaatgataaaacacCAGCAGAGTGGCCCTTTAGTTCTAACACTTTGGATACCTACAAGATGAGGAAATATAAGTTATTTCTGAATAAAACGAAACTTACAGGAAATATGTTTTAACCCTAGCCGTCTTATTTTATGTATCCTACATAAAAGTCATTGAAAAACCGTGAAACacaatttcaataattttttttctcaaaaatgatGAAATTTAGGATTTCCTAACGTCGAGAAAATTAGTTCtcgcaaaatttaaattttattattaaaacttctcaagaaaattagtttttggagaaaattaattccgATAAGTTAAACTAAATGTTGTTAAAGTTAAGTGTTCTTTGTTAAAACGTTTCCCAGGACAGAAGTGTTCTTTGTTAAAACAGTTCCCAGGACAGAAGTGTTCTTTGTTAAAACAGTTCCCAGGACAGaagttttctttgttaaaacgTTTCCCAGGACAGaagttttctttgttaaaacgGTTCCCAGGACAGAAgtcttttttgttaaaacagtTCCCAGGACAGAAGTGTTCTTTGTTAAAACAGTTCCCAGGACAGaagttttctttgttaaaacgTTTCCCAGGACAGaagttttctttgttaaaacagTTCCCAGGAcagaagttttttttgttaaaacagtttatgttttcttgaaatttatgctacaaaatataaactgcaaaaatatttagccaGTCAATAACTTAGGTTGTCAAGGAAAAAAAGTTCCATGACTTTTTCATGAAAATCCTGTTTTCCATGACTTTTTCCAGACCAAATAAAATTCCATGACTTTCCCATGATTTCCAGAAATTCCAAGACTTGTGGCCACCCTGAGTACCCAGGAcagaagttttttttgttaaaacagtTGCCAGGAcagaagttttttttgttaaaacgttTCCCAGGACAGaagttttctttgttaaaaaagttcCCAGGACAGaagttttctttgttaaaacagTTCCCAGGACAgcagttttttttgttaaaacgttTCCCAGGACAAaagttttctttgttaaaacagTTCCCAGGACAGaagttttctttgttaaaacagTTCCCAGGACAGaagttttctttgttaaaacgTTCCCAGGACAGAAGTGTTCtgttatttttgcaaataaGAAAAGCAACTTTCTACTTCGAAAGGGTCAGCGATTTTCATAGTTTTACATGCAGAAGGAAAACCATGACATTAAAAGAAGCTTTTAATACTTCACTGACTTATAATGAAttaaataaaggaaaaaaaacactttatatAAGTATTTGTAACGACGTTTTGGCCGTTGACGGCCATTCTTAAGAAGGTACAAATTTTAAACCAAATTCCGATATATTTACAAATCGATGACAGCATATTTGGATTTAGAAATAAAGGACAGCTTCTTTATCCATACGGACAAACCTATCATCAATAAAAACTTTGCATCGATGCCTTTGTACCTATTTTCAGATACCATTTTATAGCGTTGTCcataaaagttaaatttgttggAGAATCAAAAATGCGTGTGTTCCTGTAAAATTCACACAATTCGTATATACATTGAAGTTTGTAATGAATATTTTATCAGAAAAGCGTTAATATCTCAACTGTTTAAAGTTAAAGGAGAAATTTGTTTAGTTTATTTAACAGAGCTCAAACAAACACACACATGTATGCAGACACACGCAAATATTTAGCGAAAACCTTTGCAATATTCACCTTTTTTTTCTCAGAAAATTACTTTTCCTATATATAGTAATCTTAGTAAACGAAAAGTGGACCTCTGTACATTCCATGAAAACTGAACTGAAAACATAAAACACAATAAGAAACATCAAGAAAAAAGCCAAACCCAATTACACAGAATAAGATTTCAAAACAGACCTGTTGAAATTCACCATTACTCTTGTTGAAACCAACATTCCATATCTTGACATCTGATGTAAACCCTGCACCAAAATAGTCACAATCGTTATCAAACAAAGTGGGGAAATTAGCACTTGTACTAACAAAAAGTTATATATTATGAGGTGaataaagtagacaaagaatAACACATAAACAAACTAACCGCAAGCAGCCACAAGATTGCCACAAGGAGATATTGATACTAAGCTATTGTATACAAGTAAAGTATCAATTTTTTCCAAAACATCacctacaaaaataaaaatgatgactatgtacattatttttttattattatttatttcacaGAGAAGTAAAAACATCCTTGAAACACTATACATTCATGTAAGATAGCACGCAAAATCATTGATCACATTAAACTAAATCAGTAGCTAGTCCTTACTATCAATACTTGGTAAACTCCCTCCCTGGCATTATTTTTCACATGTGATTTGATGGTGGGGCTTATAGAGAGGTATGACTTAATATTGGTAACTTTAGAATAGTActaccaaaaatattttctaatttgaTGTTTATTATCGTTTCATCTCACATTTTCACAAAAACTGTTTGCACATCTAATTAATATAACCTCAACGACAGCAGAAACACATCCTCTAAATAGGGCAAAGACAAAATCATgcataaaaaaaagacttaagtATCAAGATCACCTTTTAATGACCAAATAATGATCTGAGTATCTTTATCAGCTGACATAATAAATTTCCCAGTAGATGATATTTCAGCATTGAGTATGTCTCCTTTATGTTGCGAAGGAAAGTCAAATTCTTGTCTGACTGCAATGGAAGAATTTCCTtcatctttctttttatttattttgtatactcTTATGGTTTTAAGAAGACCAAGTGAGACAATAAAAGCTCTGAAATAAATGTCACAACACAATCTTGAGAATCAACTTAAAATGCACATGTTGAACAAATTATTGCAATTGTGGTGGTATAGTTAAGCCCTTATtcaaaaatttgaatttaacGACATCCACTTAGctataatagttttttttttattttaatttattttgcccCCTTTCCCCCCCCCCAAATAGCAGCATAACCAGTTAGCAAGTTaaggtattttaaaattttcttttccgTCATGACATATAATTGCATTGACAAATATTTATTACAAATCTTGATGTCATACATCTTTTCCCACTTGCAAAACCTgggaatatttttatatttctttatttgtgaaagtttatgtcaaaaatatcaTGATTTTTTGGTGACAAAAGTCTGTGCTtgtgaattatttttattaattttatatataataattttcacaaatcCTAATCTTACAAGTGATGAAGAGAATTACTAATATGTATTAgtccaaaagttaaaaaaaaatgctggaCTGACCTTGAGTCCGGACTAAATGATATAGATGTTGCGTGGTCGAATTCCACATTCACTCTTGAATATCTAAGAAGAAAGTGTCATTATATTGATACGGAAGAACATATTTCAATGTTTTCgttatgaaacaaaaaaatttggctATGTAAACCGTTTACAATTGCATATCGGGCCATTTCTTGAGATTAGCAATCACACACCTTAATAATTTTGTGTGTAAAGCTGCGCACGTGGGATCTTAGAAGAtaaatttgaaagaaaagaaataataacaaattcataaaaaattcatttagaACTGTTTTGGAATGGACACCAACTGTTGTGCAAGTTCTAGGAATTTTCATACAGAAAAACAATATGTAAATGCAAATTACATAAATGATGGAAAGTTGAACATTGGTAATGATAATAtttaatactagtcgataaagcacatggaaaaatccactatggttgaagaacaatggaaaaataggttgctttagattttttgctgacgttaacagtgcatatacaaaaagaaaattggtgaaatatagtcattcgttgtctgtaaggtgtagaggttgaaacgttgatcaaaataatgtatagtatcgtatgtttttgacaaacccttaaaattttgctgaagacagcaaagtccctaccaaaagttccaaaaaaagatagatcttgaaatgctgattaagaaaatgtgtaggagcatgaacttttgacaaacggttgcagagatattggggctTGAAGGTTTTGTCataacgtcatcaacccgtccattccgaaaggATTCAGGGtctcaggtttgggaaacttatccaaattggtcccaggtggtcccttgttacccacacggtgaaaaatcgttgacgtcaccacctcgtttccaagttatttggccttaaagttttaagtgcactgtaacggcttcattaatttaatataggatattgacgtaaaagtagtgttattaacgttgcgccgtaacgtcaaaaaattaaacatattagacatgcatttttcggttacttcaaagaaaatttcggtaagatcaaaggaaaatgaacatatccactttgcctgttacagagacTCAGAACTACAATGCTAAAGATGGATCataaaaatattactaaaataACTACTAGAAAAAGCCCATGAAAAATACGTTTAGGCAtctgttatttaaattttgaattttacaCCTGATAAGGGATGTGCTTTAAAACTTTATCAATTATAAAGATAAATTGATtaagataaatttttttgcaaaaaggaCACTCGTTTGCTTGTCCTATTTTATTACTTCACATTTTCGACAAATTTCTGAATTTTTATATTTCGAAATCGCTTGTGCAAGCATAATTATTAAGCTTTGGACGCGTGATTTATTGCAtaggtacttttttttattattgatacCCTACCAACAATGTACATACTCACTTGTGATCTTTTAAGACAAAATCTTTAACATTCCACAACCTAGCTGTGCGATCTAAACATCAATAAGACAGGTCATGTGCAAAAATACCTTCTTTTTAACATAGACTAAGAAACATTAAAGTATATATTCTATATGTCCTGCAGAGTATGTGCCAAAAATATCCAGCTACGATCAGTTTAATTATAACATCAGCACAGTAAAAATCTAAAGTTTGGGCTGATATAAAAAGGGAAAactttagaattaaaaaaaatgattgaaCTTGGAGTATCACGCAAAAAAATCAGgatgaattaataatatcaCATATACCATAAACATAAGGCCATTCAAGGTAATCTTTCGTTCATTGTCATTTTTATGATTAACTACAAATGTGGGATGCAACATTTATttgattattttcaaaaaatatatagcttAGCTCGATATCCCCACAATGTGCTTTAATGCATTAAATTATATCTGATAAACTTTTTACCTCATCCTGTTATTCTTTTATAGTTTTTAGTTACATCCAACACAATAAATTTGGATAATGAACAAGACGACGAAAAAGTTATACCaaggtttgttaaaaaaatagtgtCATGGTTTCGCATATGCACAATGTTTCTTTATGCGCACGCTCTTGACATTACACACCTCAGCCcttcaaattaacaaaaatgttcaAAGGCAAAAAATTCCGAGCATTACAATCAGCTTATGGCAAAACAAAAATCACAATGGCACATGGGAAGTATCATACACGCAAAAAATAAgccaaaaacaatgaaaaaaagaaattatttttttctagagCATGCTCCAACAACAATGCCTGAACATTAAAAGCTTTTagtgaaaaaaagattttatttttgcacTTATCTACGCTCCAACTACATTAAAACAGGTTTATAACCAATGGtggttaaaataaatttattcaaTTAAATGCAATTGTTTGTGGCATCGAAATCTAAtactttcaaacatttttttcttcttcaatacTTTTAAATtcaagtgttttaaaaatttacttatCACCACAGGGGTGCGTGATCATCACGTCTGTTAGGAAAGTATGATCGctaggatttttaaaaaataaaacaatctaATGGTAATCAggtttaaaaacattattaaagcACTGGCATGgttgttttttggaaaaaataatataactcaaaaatattttgacaatTATATTGTTATATATTAAAGTGATTTTCATCATCGTTGTCATCATAAGCTGATATTTGTTCCACAAGtagttacaaattttaattaatGTCTCCATATACAACATTATCATATGGATTGAAATTTCCGGCTGTGAACATAAATGGAGCTTATACCATGTTTGTTGTCAACATCAAAACAGCAAACTCTGGCAAAAGAATTTTGGTATTTAacattgtcattttttttaattttatattttaaggtCACTTCGCTTTTAAAATTATAGAAGCTTGGAGCGTACGATTTATCGCACGCCATAAAGCACGCTGTAGAAATCTCTATGGGGTGCGGTTGCAATCACTCATCATGCAGGTTATGGTGTGCAAAGGGAGGCCCTCAGGACATTTATGCCTGAGTATTCTTTCCTTAGTAGAAGATGAAGGTATacacacaaaaatgtttttttcttagaaAATCAACTGAAATGCaggatttttgtttaaaatttagatatggCAATTAGATAGATAAATAGATGTCCATATTTTACatagctagcctcacaaatatcgagagaTATACCCTGTTTATTGTTCCcaagaggggccatggcttagatggagagtcctaaggtatttaatgctcattttgagctacacagacccaattagggcccacgctttactagacaactcctggcaacataatggcccacacagtgtgccatctccccatttccctcacatggcttcgATTAACAcgaggctatggtaacatttactcgCCCATGTTAAATCGTCGTCGAGAGGCACAGAGTACGAGTGCTATAACCACCAATCTACGGCACCACAATTGACGATCAATTAAAGATTAACTATGAATGACCTAAAATGAGGCTAAATGAGGAAAAGCATATAGTGGCTGTGCTCAAAATACATTATGCTTACAAACCAAGTGTATTGTACCATGCCAAAAatctgatttttttatcatgaAAAGTCTTTTCATATTTCCCAATTTTAGGCTGAATTCTAAACCTTGATAAATGATTTGTGATCTGACGATGGATAAAACAATTCCACACCTTGATTACAAAATTAGCATTAGGGGCATGATTTTGATTtactcataaaaaataacaaatgaccCCTAATTCCGGAAAACAGGTAAGTTAGGTGTTATCAGGAGAATTAAGCATTCTATTAGAAAAACAGGATTTTCTTCAAAGTGAAGTTCTTTTCTTAAACTCAagttaaaatctaaaaaaaaaatttgatgtctTTTCCTACAAAATTCATGTCGTCACTGAGCACATGCGTAAGAGatggtaaattttttaaaccatcAATTTTTACTTTATAATCTTGCAGGTTACAAGTTTGAAAAAATGCACACTGTTGTAgattaaatattcaaatttaaaaagaataatctatttaattaattttaaaaaagaagaagagcaCACATGCCTCTGTGATAAATAAAGAATTCCTTTTGGTAATAGCTGCCTCCCGTAACGGAAGCACGAAATttaatatataaaggacgggctaaCCCGTGGATCTTTCcatgggctaacaactagtctctattataatagccgcattttgtctgtgtgttcaaaagggttaccgtgcctgttacggaaacacgaaatgtaatATGTAAAGGAGGGGCAACCCGGTagttttttccacgggccaatGACTAGTATACAAATATTGTATAAGATTGAGAGTGCAAAgtatacacctttacgataattcaattgtacatgcgttccaacggctctccatcgttctACAATATCGgcaaaaaggaggtaaaaattgtgtttttatgagagtttcttaGAGACGAAACtgtgttttctccagttattTAACTTCCGTTGTATCAAtgtcttttaaattttcaggaaacgttaataataataagatacaacttatgtgtacttttcattaaaaacaaaacgcagcaagaaaagttatcatgaaaaaacgtgttttctccttaataaactcttataaaagtggaatgtttacctcctctgattgcaaaataagctgcgatggagtgttagttttcccgaattacTGTAAAGGTGTATTAACTTGAACATAAGTTGTGTCACAGAACTCCATATTGTAAAAGTTCTTTTGATTATGTTATGGCGACTACCATTATCAATTCGTATGCCAGAAAATTGgggtaaattaaattttttaaaaagaattattattttaaaggaaACATACAgctttcaaaatatttcacaataaaaatatatagctagctagagggCTTAATAATGTCCTTTAAAAGTCGCCAAAGCTTGCCCATCGTCTCATTTGTTAGTGATCTGTAATGAATGTGATTGCTAAAATAAAGCTCTGGGCTTTTAAATGTACCAAAATAGCAGTCATATTAAAACTATCTTGTAgaaagtagaatttaattttattgGTTCTTGGAGTCATTTTTTTCCCTCCCTGactgagaatttttttttaccttcagCACATGATGCCATAAACTTTCCATTACTGCTAAAATCAATCTTTAATACAGTTCCTGTATGTCCTTTTAATGAGGCAACGAGCAATGGATGAGATACGCCACTACTGTCTTTGTTGCTTGGTTTCTTTTTCTGAAAAGATTTAGTTGCTGTTGTTTTTGAGGGTTTGTTAGTTGATTCGTCATTTGCAAAAGAATTTTTGGGTACTGGTTCATTTGCATCATTAATTTGGATTTTACTTTTATAAAATATGAGATAAAATACTATTCCTAAGGCCCCTGCAATCGTTGTCAAGATTGCGACAGACAAGAAACTTAAATTATCGTCGTATTCTTCTGCCATCTTGTTTGCAATGTGTTCGCATGTGTGCTAAAACCCAGAACTGTGTGTTGTGACAATGAACGGCaggggggtggggggggggggggggcggaatcaaAAGCGCCTTGTGCAAACCAGACGAAGGAGCCGCGTATGCCAGAAAATGGgggtaaattagtttttttaaaaaaaattattattttaaaggaaACATACAgctttcaaaatatatttcacaataaaaatatatagctagctagacggCTTAATATTCTCCTTTAAAAGTCGCGAAAGCTCGCCCATCGTCTAATTTGTTAGTGATCTGTCATGAATGTGACTGCTAAAATAAAGCTCTGGGCTTTAACTGTACCAAAATAGCAGTCATATTAAAACTATCTTGTAGAAAGTAGAATTTGATTTTATTGCAGTCATGTTTTTCCCTCCCTGActgagatttttttttttaccttcagCACATGATGCCATAAACTTTCCATATTACTGCTAAAACCAATCTTTAATACAGTTCCTGTATGTCCTTTTAATGAGGCAAGGAGCAATGGATGAGATACGCCACTACTGTCTTTGTTGCTTGGTTTCTTTTTCTGAAAAGATTTAGTTgctgttagggttagggtttagTTGCATGGCGCCGTatattagtggttatagctctcgtactctgtgcgggagaccggggttcgattcctcttgacggcgattcaacatgggcgagtgaatgttaccatagccccgggttaacccaagccaagtgagggaaattgggaagatggcacactgtgtgggccgttggatgttgccgggagttgtctagtagagcgcgggctctaattgggtctgcgtagctcaaaatgagcattaaatactctaggactctccatctacgccatggccc is a window encoding:
- the LOC130623766 gene encoding transducin beta-like protein 2 isoform X1, with amino-acid sequence MAEEYDDNLSFLSVAILTTIAGALGIVFYLIFYKSKIQINDANEPVPKNSFANDESTNKPSKTTATKSFQKKKPSNKDSSGVSHPLLVASLKGHTGTVLKIDFSSNGKFMASCAEDRTARLWNVKDFVLKDHKYSRVNVEFDHATSISFSPDSRAFIVSLGLLKTIRVYKINKKKDEGNSSIAVRQEFDFPSQHKGDILNAEISSTGKFIMSADKDTQIIIWSLKGDVLEKIDTLLVYNSLVSISPCGNLVAACGFTSDVKIWNVGFNKSNGEFQQVSKVLELKGHSAGVLSFSFTNDSKRVGTVSKDGTWKIWDIDVNYLKGQDAYLVKTGSYTPPPDGMSTHIALSHDYFTVALALGTSIQLYNATTQELGEELTDVHQGNITDLKWHSESRQLVSAGGTDRSIRVWHNPVGVQASLNDLEEKLPKAKSESMKERIKQQIEDSKKVSIKSTCW
- the LOC130623766 gene encoding transducin beta-like protein 2 isoform X2, with translation MAEEYDDNLSFLSVAILTTIAGALGIVFYLIFYKSKIQINDANEPVPKNSFANDESTNKPSKTTATKSFQKKKPSNKDSSGVSHPLLVASLKGHTGTVLKIDFSSNGKFMASCAEDRTARLWNVKDFVLKDHKYSRVNVEFDHATSISFSPDSRAFIVSLGLLKTIRVYKINKKKDEGNSSIAVRQEFDFPSQHKGDILNAEISSTGKFIMSADKDTQIIIWSLKGDVLEKIDTLLVYNSLVSISPCGNLVAACGFTSDVKIWNVGFNKSNGEFQQVSKVLELKGHSAGVLSFSFTNDSKRVGTVSKDGTWKIWDIDVNYLKGQDAYLVKTGSYTPPPDGMSTHIALSHDYFTVALALGTSIQLYNATTQELGEELTDVHQGNITDLKWHSESRQLVSAGGTDRSIRVWHNPVGVQASLNDLEEKLPKAKSESMKERIKQQIEDSKKYLALFQR